Genomic DNA from Coffea arabica cultivar ET-39 chromosome 7e, Coffea Arabica ET-39 HiFi, whole genome shotgun sequence:
AATTATAGGAAGCAAGCAAAGTTTCTACTTAGTAGTACTACACGCTAGACATAAGCTTCTTTAAGCACCATGCCGATTCACATACATATGAACTGCAATTGCCCGCCGATTTTCGTTCCAGTTCTGTATACCCTGTTGCGACATATCGATGGGTTGGGCTTCATGGATTTCATTTCCTCCGTCCTGGAGATCTAGTTGGGCTCCGAGGGCAGCTTCTTCATCGAAATACTCATCGTTAGGCGCATAATCTCTCATGAAGTTGTGGAGAGTACAACATGCAAGCACGATATTGTTCTGAGTTGCTATGAGGTAGTTCTGCATTGGACCCTTCAGTATCGGGAACCGTTTCTTAAGAACCCCAAAACTTCTTTCAATAATATTTCTAACAGAAGCGTGTCGTCGGTTGAATAAAGCTTTAGCGGCCCGCTCATGCTGCGTGTCCCTCGCTGCCCTAAACGGTGCCATGAACCCGGGCATGTTAGTGTAGGCAGCATCCACCATATAATATTTTCCTAACATGTGAGAGCCCCAAATCCATGTCAGCATATTTCAAACTTTATAACTAAACAAACCTTGAAGCAATACTAAAAAGTCTATTAATCTATGCAAGACTCACATATGAAAATCACTTGTTTTACTACAAACCTTTATATAAAAGAAAAGCATACCTAGAGGTGGCATTGGAAATCCTGAATTTGGATGGTGCAGTGTTTCCTGAAGAATTCTGGCGTCGTGTGCACTGCCCTCCTAACCGACTCGAACGTAAACAAAACGCATGTCATGATCACAAGCTGCAAGCACATTTTGAGACAGCCCACCGTGCCTATTTCTGTACTGCTCGCTTATCTCTGTTCGACACCAAGCTGAGATGTGGGTTCCATCTAAGGCACCGACGCAATCCTATGAATTTTGAGGCAAATTATTCAAAGTCATGACAATATTAGCTAATAAACTATTCATATGGATGTTTTAGCAGGAATACAATGTTCTTttcatatatatgaaaaaattatCAAGACAAATTACCGGAAATCATAGATATAAACTTCATAGTCCTACCAAGAATTGGGTGTTTGTGTATTTACCTTGAACCACGGGTAAAACAGTCCGTTGTTCAAAATTCTGGGGTGTGTCTCACCAACATTCCTCGGCCTAACAAAATCACGACCGAGTCGCACCAATGCTCGCAGAACTCTTCTTACATGTCGATCAATTGTCTCCATGGAATGTTGAAAACGCTCGGCTAAAACCCGATGACGCTCATCATGGCTCAAGCACATTAGAGTTAGGGCAACGGATTCATGAACCCCAACCCTCTGAGAAGGATATGCGTGCCAGTACCCCCGGTCAACCAAGATGTCGCACAAGTGTAGGAACAGGGGCACAGAGAGGCGCATATTCTCGATAATTCGATCCGGATGGCCGTTTAGCACCTCAAGTACATAATCCCTGCCAGAGAGTGCACTATCTCggattcttctccttcttgaaaCATGATTCAGTCTAGGGTCAAAGAAAATCAATCCCATGACAATGACCGCCATGAGTATGTTATCGATGTCAAGATCGTCCGTCTCATCGTCTAATTGTCCGCCCTGAACGTGGAGCTCGTTATCCATCAATTGAGATAACCCTTGAGAATGATGTCAAGACTAGTGTTATCCCAAGTACAAGCTGATATGAGTAAATGCAAATAAGAGAGACGAGAGGTCAGGCTATCGTTTATATTCAGGAAGTAACTCTTACTTTATTGACATACTAATAGGCAAGTTTATGATAGTCTCGGAGATGAAACCATAGTAAATgttaaaaatctcatttttgtGTAAGAACACTTAAGGTAGAAGTAGGCGTAATCACCAATACATGCTAGCTATAGTTTATAGGGGGCCAAAATGTAGCCTATTAgtttaatatgaaattttgaaaacaaaatgcacgTGCTGCAGTTTGTGCATGAAAGGAGATATTATGAGGAGACAAATAAAGAGTGCAACCGAAACAAAGCACTGACAATTAGCAATcaatggagagagagagagagactcgTTACTTTGCGGAGACGTACTGTTGCTAGAGCTCCAGAAAATAGCCAACCTGCATCCACATGGAAATGCAATATCAATCGAatacagtttttcaaaaaataaactggAAACACTAATGAATGTAGAAGATTTCGCCTCTAGACTCATAGTACATATGGATTACACCCAATAATTCCCATGCATGCAAGTGGATAGACATTTTCTATATAAGTGCAATATATTTCCAATCTCGATATTATATTTCCGTCAAATTACAAGTACATGCAACCATAAGACAGCATAGTAATGGGATAGGAGTTAACAACATACAGTATTAGCTAATCAATGAAGTACAGTAAAAATTGATATGAAAAACGATGTTAAGGTTGATGGCTTCTACACTTTGAAGCACGGCCAGTTCCAAGATGGATTGCTGTGTACACACAGGATGGATATACAGGACACCTAACATCCATATGCGATAGGAGATATTACACAAATGCACTAATAAGCATATTAAAGTTATGGAAATAAACGTAACAAGCGTAACCCTTGCGTACATAGAAAAGTTTAAAACCCGAACAGCTGTAACTATAAGCAAAGCACTTAAATTCCATAAGTTAAATGCAACACTAAAAAAATCAAGACAATTAAAGGCAACATAAAAATCTAATAAACAATTGTTTCATACAAGCGTGTGcgaaaaaaataaggaaaaaataatgaaaaacaGTTTTCCGGTACAACGGCATGATTGCTACTAAAGTTAAGGCATAGTCATACTCATACCAAACCTACTGCCAACTCAATACTCAAATGGCAGAGCAGGGAGGAAAACACAAGCATTTAACAAGCTCTAATAAGCGTAACTATAATAAAACTGGACTGGTCTCGATCTACTCAGGGGGTAAGAACCCTCTGCGCCTCACAAATGCAAGACGAGCAGTATCAGTAGTGCAAGTATTCCAAATCGCCCACTCTGAAGAATCTTGTAAAATATCAGCAACGCCCAAATGCACATTTATGTCTAGATTCAGGGCGAGGAGCTGTGCCAACGCGGCCTTTAGCTCAGCATCAGCATCCACAGGGCGATGTGTAGTTTTCGACGGTGAACAGACCGAACCAGTCATGCTATCTCCCTTTTTACCACTCAATTTTGTCTCAATGCTGTCTAGCACACGCATATACTGTTGGAATTCCCTTGAAGAACCTGAGAAGAATGAATCCTCTGACATGTCTCCTGATTTGCGCTTTTTTTTCTCCTTAGtcact
This window encodes:
- the LOC113700651 gene encoding uncharacterized protein, with amino-acid sequence MDNELHVQGGQLDDETDDLDIDNILMAVIVMGLIFFDPRLNHVSRRRRIRDSALSGRDYVLEVLNGHPDRIIENMRLSVPLFLHLCDILVDRGYWHAYPSQRVGVHESVALTLMCLSHDERHRVLAERFQHSMETIDRHVRRVLRALVRLGRDFVRPRNVGETHPRILNNGLFYPWFKDCVGALDGTHISAWCRTEISEQYRNRHGGLSQNVLAACDHDMRFVYVRVGKYYMVDAAYTNMPGFMAPFRAARDTQHERAAKALFNRRHASVRNIIERSFGVLKKRFPILKGPMQNYLIATQNNIVLACCTLHNFMRDYAPNDEYFDEEAALGAQLDLQDGGNEIHEAQPIDMSQQGIQNWNENRRAIAVHMYVNRHGA